The window TTTATAGGTGTACTGCAAATCCTGGCTATCGGCGTTAAATGTACCTGAATCTGTTTGCGTAATCAGGTTGCCGGTTGGGTCAATAATCCGTACGTATACGTCATGCAGTGCTTTTTCGGCAACGGCATTGCTGGCAACAGTAAAGTTTATTTTTATTTTGCTTGCCTGTTTGGCTTTTGTAACGTCGACTTCCTTACCACTGTTTTTTACCTTATAGGCAACCACGCTGGCCGTACCCACCTTAATAGCCGATGCTACCTTTACCTTGGTATCAAGCTCCTGGTTTTTTTGCTCCAGGTCAGAAGCCTTTTGACTAACGGTAGCCAAATTGGTTTTTAAGGTATCGCGTTCGGTAGCAAGGGTGGTGTTCTCTTTTTTAAGTTCTTCAATGTCGGCAGTGTATTTAGTAACAAAATACCTTAATTGTTTAATGTCTTCCTGTGCTTTGCTTAATTCGGCTACGGTGAGCTTTCCTTTGGCTAATTCACTGCGTAAAACTTTGATCTTAGCTTTTAACGAATCGTTTTTAGCTTGCATTTCTACAGTCATTTTAGCGCGACCTGCATTAACCTGCTCTATTTGCGCTTCAAGGCTGTCAAGTTCGGTTTGTAACCTGGTTTTTTCGTCATTTTGATATACGATCTTGGTATCCGACTTGTTTTTTTGCATGTACAGGTACACATCAGTACCTAACAAGGCTACTACAACAGCTATCAAAAAATAAATTACGTTCGAGTTCTTTTTTGGCGATTGTTGTTCCGGTTGAGGAGAGTATTCCATGTTATAATAATTAAAGGTTTAAATAGTACCAAAGGCCTAAAGGCCTTTAATTAGCTATAGTTGCTTTTAATATTGTACCTAAATGTAGGTAAAATGCGCCGCAAAATAATAAAAATCTGTTTGCTTGCAGCACTTATACCCCTAAGGGCTAAAATTAAGTACAATATGATTAAAACACAAAATGCGTGTATTTATTATGTTAATAATAAAACTGCTTATTGATGAGTTTATATCTTTGCAGCTTTTAAACAAATAGTCGCTTAATGCATCTACATAAATATATTTCTGCCTTTATAGCTTTCTCCTTACTATATACAGTATCAAACGCACAAACAACTGCTACCGAAACTACCCAACCCGAGCCAAAGCGCGAGTTTCGTGGTGTTTGGATAGCTACGGTAGTAAACCTTGACTGGCCGCAAAACGCCCGCGGTACCGAAGAAAGCCAAAAAACCGACCTGATAGACCAGCTAAACGCTCACCAGCGTACCGGTATCAATGCTATAATGTTTCAGGTAAGGCCTGCTGCCGATGCCTTTTACGCTAAAAGCCGCGAACCCTGGTCGAAATATTTAACCGGCACACAAGGCAAGGCACCAACTTATGATCCGTTGGAGTTTGCCATCGAAGAGGCCCATAAACGCAATATGGAGCTGCATGCCTGGTTTAACCCATATCGCGCTACTTTTGATGGCAAGTTTTATACCCTTGCGCCAAACCACATCACCCGTACCAAACCCGAGTGGTTTTTTATTTACGGCGGTATAAAATTATTTAACCCGGGCCTGCCGGAAGTGCGCGAATATATAGTACAGGTGATATTAGATGTTGTAAAAAACTACGATGTAGATGGCATCCATATGGACGATTATTTTTACCCCTACCTTATTGATGGCCAAAAAGTAAACGACCAGGCTGCTTTTGAACAATACGGAGAAGGGTTTGATAATATTAAAGACTGGCGCCGGAGCAATGTAGATACATTGATAAAAATGCTGGGAGATAGCATACACAAAGTAAAACCCCGCATGAAATTTGGCATTAGCCCATTTGGTATATGGGCCAACAAAGCGCAAAACGAGGAAGGGTCGGAAACTGCCGGTGGCTCGTCATATTATGAGAACTATGCAGATAGCCGCCAGTGGGTACAGCAGGGTTGGATAGATTATATTAATCCGCAAATATACTGGCATATAGGCTATCGCCTGGCCGCTTTTGAAAAGCTGCTGGACTGGTGGAGCAACAATACCTATAACCGGCACCTATACATTGGGCAGGGGCCATACAGGTATTACGAGCAGCGTAGCCCCGCGTATAAAAATCCATCAGAGATACCTAACCAGATACGTTTATTACGTGCTAACCCCCGCGTACAGGGAAGCGTGTTCTTCAGATCGCAAACGCTTGTGGCCAATGCGAACCATTTAGCCGATACGCTTAAGCACAACTTTTACCGTTACCCTGCCTTGCCCCCGCCTATGCTTTGGCTCGACTCGATAGCACCGAATGCACCACAGGGTATTGCGGCCAAATACGAAGGCAAAGCCGGCATAACCTTAAAATGGCAGCCACCGCTTTTAGCCAGGGATAGCGAGCCGGTTTACGGGTATATTATTTATCGTTTTGAAGAGAATGACAAGTTTGAAATGAACGACCCTAAAAACATATTGTCTATTCAGTATAATACCATACCTATTTACCAGGATACAAACGTACAGAGGGGCAAATCGTACTATTACGTGGTAACGGCTATCGACAGGTTGAAGAATGAAAGCGACCGCTCGCCGACAGCCGCGATTAGTACACAATAATTAATCTAACTTGATCAGGCCTTTATCACCCAATTGCAATAGGTACATGTTCAATTCACTATCGCCCATGCCGTATATTTTTTCGGTGGCCCAAAAGGCACGATAAATATCAATGGGTTTATGGGTGCCGCTATTATAAATAGCCAGCAGTTTTTGATGGATGTAGTTTAGTCCGTCGCTGTTTACCTCTAATCGTTTTAAATGGGCGCGCATTGCGGCCTGCAGCATATGCAAATTACCCCAAAAGGTGGTTTCGGTTAGCCATGTTTTTAAACGGTCCGCATTGTTGCTTACATAAACGTCCCATGCTTCTGCTGCTAAAATAAAATCATACTCGCTTAATTGCAGGCGTATATTGTCGTACAGATAGGTAAGTTGTTCTCCATCCAATTCGCCCATGCCTGCAAAGTCATCCTTGCCGGGATATGTGTTCGGGCATATCAAATATATCGCGCGCTCGTTAAGGTCAGCCTGTTGTTTCAAAAGCATCATTACCCCTAGCATATTTACCTGGCAATGCAGGTCAAATTCAAACCAAAGGGTTATTTCATTATAACCTAAATTCAGCTTTTCTAAAGGGGCTATTACACTATCGTGATAGTGACCGGGTGTTTCGCTAAAGTTTTCGCATATCCAGTTGCTGCGCCGTTCCCAAAACTCGGCTGATGATATATCGGCAAGCAACGGCCCTTGTGACAGCACTTCCCGCCAAACCAAAACATCGCCATTAAGCCCGGTTTGTTCAAAGCCGGTTAAGGTGGCATCCCCGTTTAGTATATGCAGTGTGTTATTCATTTAGCAGGGCCTTTAAATTGTCTAATGTATCGGCTTCTTCTTTTGGTTTATCCTGCCGCCAACGCAATATACGCGGAAAGCGCAAAGCAATACCCGATTTGTGCCGTGTCGACCGGTTTATTCCTTCAAAACCTATCTCAAAAACCAGTTCGGGTTTTACGGTACGTACAGGGCCAAATTTCTCTAAAGTATTTCGCTTTATAAAGTAGTCTACCTTGTTTATTTCCTGATCGGTTAAACCCGAATAGGCCTTGGCGAAGGGCACCAGCTTATCGCCATCCCATACGGCGAAGGTATAATCGGTATAAAGGTCTGCGCGGCGGCCGTGGCCTTTTTGGGCATATATCATAACGGCATCAACGCTTAGGGGGTCTATCTTCCACTTCCACCAGTCGCCACGGCGGCGGCCTACCTGATAGGTGGCGCTTTTGCGTTTAAGCATAATGCCTTCGGCTATCATAGCACGCGACTGCTCCCTTATTTCGGCCAGCTCGTCCCAACTTTTAAAATCAATTAAGGCAGATATCCTGAACACCTCGGGGAAGGTGGTTTCCTGCTGTATTTTTTCTAATATTTTCCTGCGTTCCGATTGTGTTTTATGACGGATATCCTCTCCACCGTATTCCAGGCAATCGTAAGCTATGGTAGCAACCGGGCTATCGGTTAATATTTTTTTACTGAGATTTTTGCGGCCGATACGTGTTTGCAAAACATTAAAAGGCATGGGTAACCCATCCTGAAAGCTTAATATTTCGCCATCCAGTACCGTACCGTCTGGCAGGGCATTTAAAAAAGGGTGCAGTTCGGGGAATTTTTCGGTAGCCAGGTCTTCGCCGCGACTCCATATAAATATTTGGCCGTCGCGCTTTATCATTTGCGCACGTATGCCGTCCCATTTCCACTCGGCCTGCCATTCGGCGGCTTCGCCTAAGGCTGTGTTTATTTCGTCGGCGGTTTTCCGCTTTTCTGATGTTTCCTGTATGGGGTAAGCTAAAAAGAATGGATAGGGCCGTGATATATTATCAGCTGCATTTTGTTCCTGCACCAATTGGTCGTAAGTGTAATCTTCGGGCATCCAACTACCCATAATACGGTGGGTTAATGCCGCGGACTTAATGTCAGTAATATCGGCAAGGGCCTTTATAACCAAATTTTGCGATACCCCTATACGGAAACTGCCTGTAAGCAATTTGTTAAACACAAAGCGCTCCTGCCTGTCCAGCATGGCCCATGATGCCAGCAACCAGCTCTTTTTTTCTTCTTCGGTTTTGTTAGCTATGTTGTTTATTTCGGCTATCCATTCGGTTAGTGTTTTGCTGCTGCTCTCGGGGCTCTCAGGCATCAATAGCGACATTGTTTCGGCAAGGTCGCCAACTACATGGTAGCTTTCTTCAAATAGCCATACGGGGATATTTGAGGCCTCTATGGCCCAGGTGCGAATTAAGGTAGAATTAATGGGCCGTTTGGGCCGCCTACCTGTAAACAAGGCCAGCATATGCATTTTATCGGTATCGGGTACGCTGATAAAATAATCTTTTAAAACCTTTACCTTTTCGTTGGTTTTGTTGGTTTCATCTAATGAGAGGAATAGTTGTGCAAAGGCTTTCATATAACCGACTCCTTTTCCACATCACCGGCTGGTGTCGTTTCTTTTTTTTCCTCACCCTCAGTAATGCTGGCATCTTCTTCCTCGCCACCATATAGGGTATGCACCTCGTGCGCGTCAAATCCTATTTCGGTTAAATAACGGCTGAACGACGCAGTATAGCCATGAGTTAAATAAACCTTTTCACAGCCCGTAGCATCAATAGCGCTTATCAGTCCATCCCAATCGGCATGGTCGCTCATAATAAAGCCCCTATCGGCAGCACGCCGGCGTTTGGCCCCGCGCAGGGCCATCCAGCCGCTGCAATAACCAAAGCTGTATGGGCCAAATTTACGCATCCATGGTGTGCCTACTGATGATGGCGGTGCCAGTATAATACCTTTGCGCACCTCTTCTTTTGATGAAGTGGCTGTAATACGTTCTGTTGGGTTAAGAATAACGCCGTTGCGGCGCAGCGCTTCGTTGGTATTTTCTATTACGCCATGCGTATAAACCTTGCCGTTACCCATATCAAGGTTTTGAAGTATTCGCTGAGCTTTACCTAATGAGTAACCAACTAATACAGTAGCCACGCCATTTTCAAGGTTGGTTTGCCACCAGTTATTTACATCGGCAAATATTTGCGCTTGTGGCTTCCATTGGTAAACAGGCATGCCAAATGTACACTCAGATATAAAGTGATGGCACCTTACAGGCTCATATGGTGTAGATATCCCGTCGTCCTCGGTTTTATAATCGCCGGATACTACCCAAACCTCACCTTTATACTCCACCCGTATTTGAGCCGAGCCGATAACATGCCCCGCCGGGAATAGGGATACCTGAACGCCATTCTTTATTACGGTTTCGCCGTACTCAACGGTTTGCAGGTTAATATCGCCAAGGCGGTAGAGCATTACCTCGCGCGATAAGTGGTGCGCCAGGTAATGCTTGTGTCCCCAATAGGCATGGTCGGCATGTGCGTGGGTTATAATGGCATCGTCTACGGGTTTCCAGGGGTCAATATAAAATTTGCCCTGTTCGCAGTAAATACCCCTGTCGGTAAATTCCAGTAATGGTTTGGCCATGTTATCATTAACCCGTATAAGTCCAATTAGTTTTTGCGCTGGTATAGCCGTAGAATTTAGTCTTCGGGCGGAATAGTAAAATGGCAGCCCTCCAAGCTTTCGTTAACTCTTAGCTGGCAGGATAGACGTGTATTATCTTCAATAGAGGGTAAAGTATCCAATATATCCAGCTCGGCATCGCCCGGCGGGGGAAGTTGCTCCGCACCGGTTTTCACCTGCACACGGCAGGTTGCGCAAAGCGCCATGCCGCCGCAGGTAGCCAAAATATCGTATCCGCTGCCTTTAAGCACTTCCATCAGGTTAAGGCTTATGCCTTCTGGGACTTCTATCGCTGTTTGCTTTCCGTCCCTATCCTTTACATTAAATGTGATCATGCTAGTTCTGTTATGCCGTAAACGGTGGTGTATTTAAACGTTAATCTTTGATCGGGGTAAACGTGTTTAAATGCGCTTTGGGCCATTAAGGCGGCTTCGTGGAAACCACAAAGTATCAGCTTTAATTTACCCGGATAAGTGTTGATATCACCTATAGCATATATGCCCTCAACATTCGTGCTATAATCAAACGTGTTTACCTCTATAGCCGATTTATCAATTTTTAACCCCCAGTTTTCTATCGGCCCCAGCTTAGGGCTTAGTCCAAATAATGGTATAAAATTATCGGCCTGTATATGCTGGTCCTGCCCGTTTTGGCCCGTAATAGTAACCTGTTCTAAGTGCCCTGCACCATCTAATGCTACCACCCTTGATTTTAGCACCAAATCAATTATACCTGTACGTGCCAGTTCTGCCACTTTTTCGGCAGCATCAGGCGCGCCCCTAAACGTATCTCCGCGGTGCACCAGTGTTACTTTTTTGGCAACATTAGCTAAAAAGATGGTCCAGTCTAAAGCCGAATCGCCGCCGCCGGCAATTACAATATTCCGGTCTCTGAAGGCTTCGGGGTTTCTAACGGCATATAATACGCCTTTACCTTCAAATTCTGCTAAGCGGTCAACCTCAGGCTTGCGCGGTTCAAAGCAACCCAGGCCACCTGCTATAACTACTACCTTGCAGTTAATAAGTGTGCCCTCGTTGGTGCCGATTGTCCAGGTACCATCCTGCTGTTTTTCTAATGTTTCCACGCGTTCGCCCAGGGTAAATCCGGGGTGGAAGGGTGCTATTTGTTCAGACAGGTTATCAACCAGTTGCTGTGCGTTTATAGCCGGGTAACCCGGAATATCATATATTGGTTTTTGCGGATAAATTTCTGATAGTTGCCCACCCGCCTGCGGTAACGAATCAATTAAATGGCAATGCATTTTTAATAACCCCGCCTCAAAAACGGCAAACATGCCTGTAGGCCCGGCACCTATAATGCCTATATCTGTAGTTATCATATTGTTATTTATTTAAGATGCTAAATTTTGATAAATTTTATTCAGTATGGTTTTTAGCTGTTCGTAATCCTGCTCAGTAAGGTTTTCCCAGGCTTTCATGCGTATATCATCAACCTGCGGGGCAAGCTCAGTTAATTTAGCAGCGCCCAACAGGGTTAAGTGCACCGTAAAGCTTCGCCTGTCATCTTTGTGCATAACGCGTTCTGTTAACCCCTTTTTGCATAGCAGATCTATTATGCGGGTTAGGGTAGGGTTGTCCTTGCCGGTAATTTCGGCCAGCTCCTTTTGCTTTAAATATTTATCATTATCCAGGCTTTTAAGTATCAGCCATTGGTCAACAGTAATATCAAAACTGCCCGATGTAAACCTTTGCTGGGCATAACCTTTAACTTTGCGCGCCGTGCGATCAAGCAGGTGGGAATAGCTATCAAATTTTTTAGTTGTCATACTAATAATTAGTTAAACAAATTTATGGATAAATTCTGTATTGCCAATTATCATAGGGCAATAAAAAGAGCTGTAATAAAAAAGCCCCGCTCAAATTTTGAACGGGGCTTAAAAGCTATTTGTTTACTTATTGCCTTATACTGGCAGTTTTGCTATCTAAAGTGATATAGTCTGTTAAAATTTGCCCTGCTTCCCGCTTTAAAAAGTCAAGGTCTTCATTTTTTGGTTTCTTCTCGCCTTTTTTCAAAGGTTTTAAGCCTAAGGCAACCCTGCGCTGGTTATCGCGTTCAAAGGCTTTCGCTTCGTCGCTGTCGCGTTGTTTTTTTAATTCCTGCTCGTTTAGGGTGATGCTTTTTTCTGCTTCTCGTTTTTTCATTTCGGCAATATCATCCAGCAGGTATTTGTAGCTATCGCTGCTGCTCATGCGCTGATCGTGCAGTTTTTTAAGCTGAGGTAAAACGGAAGTAAAGTCGCCGGTTTTTTGATACTCGCTTTTGGCTATCATATCAAAAGGCATAGCCGATGGCTCGGTGTCTTCGCCATATTTATCCAAAGGAATTACCGATGGGAAATCGATATCAGGTATTACCCCTTTATGCTGGGTAGAGCTACCACTTATGCGGTAAAACTTGGCAATGGTTAAGTTAAGCTGGCCAAATTTGTTTTGGCTGCCGGTTGCTACGGTTTTTTGTTTACCGGCCAATTGCGCCAACTTATCGCGTAAGGATTGATCGATCACCCTATCCAGGTCGATAGCGTTTTGTACCGATCCTTTACCATAGGTTTGTGTGCCTAATATTAGTCCACGGCCATAATCTTGTATTGCGCCTGAGAAAATTTCTGATGCTGATGCGCTAAAGCGGTCAACCAATACGGCCATTGGGCCACTGTAGGCAATTGCGGGGTCTTCGTCCTGGTTTACATCAACCTGGTCGCGCGAGTCGCGAACCTGCACAACCGGGCCGGTTTTAATGAACAGACCGGTAAGCTCAATAGCTTCCATTAAGGAACCGCCGCCATTTTCGCGAAGGTCTATTACTACACCGTCAACGTTTTCGCGTTTTAGGGTATCTAATATCAATTTCACATCGCGGGTGGTGCTTTTATAGTTAGGGTTACCCGCCTTGTAATCGTTAAAATCAAGGTAAAACGCCGGGATAGAAATTACGCCTATCTTAACTGTTTTACCATTGTTGTTGTAGGTACGTATTTCTTTTTGAGCAGATATATCTTTCAATATGATCTTCTCGCGTACCATTTCAACCACTTTTGGTTTGGCATTGGCCGCATTACCTTTTGGTAGTATTTGCAAACGTACGGTAGTACCTTTTGTACCGCGTATAAGCGATATGGCGTTATCTACCCGCCAACCTACAATATCCTGAAACTCGCCGGTTTTGCCTTGTGCAACACCAATAATCCTGTCTTCGATGCTTATTTGCTTGCTTTTATCAGCAGGGCCGCCGGCTACAATGCTTTTTATGGTTACATACTCGTTCTCGCTTAACAGCGATGCGCCAATACCCTCAACAGAGCGCGACATATCAATATTAAAGTTAGCCGCGTTTGTTGGGTTAAAGTAATTGGTGTGCGGATCTACCGCTTCGGTAAAGGCATCCATAAACGCCTGAAAAACGTCCTGATTAGATAACTTATTTGATTGCGACAGCACATTGCTGTAACGTTTTCTTAAAGTTTCTTTATTAGCAGCAGCATCTTTACCTGTAAGTTTAAGGTTAAGTAAGTCGTATTTAACACGTTGCGACCAAAGCTTGTGCGCGTCCTCAACAGATGACGCCCATGGCTGGTCATCACGGTCATAAGTAAAGGTCTCGTTCTTCGAAAAATCAAAATTGTTATTTAATTGAGCCAAAGAGTAATCAACATACTCTTTATACCTTTTTTGGAAAACATTAAACATGTAAAAAATATCGTTAAGGTTGCCGGTTTTTATATCGTCGTCCAAAACGGTTTTGTACTGCTCAAAATCTTTTATATCCGATGCTAAAAGGTAGTTACGGTTCTCGTCCAGCTTTTTAATGTAGCGGTCAAAAATCACGGTTGAAAGCGAATCGTTCAGCTGAACCTTTTTATAGTTGTATTGGGCTATAAGGCCGGCCACTTTTATACAAACAACGCTTTGCTGCGCATCGGGTTGTAAATCGCCCGGGTCAAGTCTGCGAGCTACGGGTTTTGATGGCGCTGCGTTGCAAGCCACTGCGGCGGCTAAAACCAACATTAAATATAATTTCTTAAACATATCTTTTGTGCTATTTAAATCGGGTTTTGTATGAAACATCAATACTTGTGCCTGTTTTAATTCTGGTTATAAAAAAAGAGACAGCCACAAAGCCGTCCCGCTAATTTATTGAATAACAATATTACAATAATGTTTGGTTTGTTTTATTATAGGAGCTGCATTTTACGCAAATGTTACAAAAAGATATCAGCCTATTTTGATTTGCCCGTAGCATCAACAGCTTCGGCGTATCGCAACTCAGATTTTGGCAGCCATACCTTATTGCTTTGCACAAATTTTACCCTTTCATCAATACGCCTAACATCGTCAGCACGGCCGGTTGTAAGGGCCAGTTGGCGGGCCTCGGCAAGATCCTGTTTGGCCTGTACCAGGTCGCCCAAGTCGGCTTTAACCATTGCAAGGCTTACCAGGCTGTTAATGGTGTGCTGATGATCCATCTGCTGTTTTGATAGCTGGATGCTCTGTAAATAATACCACTTAGCTTCAGATAAACGGTTTGCCTGCACATATATTTTAGCAAGTTCGCTAAAATCGTAACTGGCCATGGCATACTCGCGGTAACGCATATTATGCTGTGCCGATCGCATGGTCATTCGTTCGCCAAGTTCGAGCATATAAGGGCTGGGAGGGAGTTTTATAGCAACAATAAAACGACGTTCAAGAGGCTTTAAAGACTTGATCATCTTTTTAACGGTATTGTCTTTTACCTGTGCAATTAAGGGGTAGCGTTTATGGCTCTTAAAGTCGCCGCGCCACCATTGGGCGGATGCCGATAAGCTGATAGTACAAAGGAGAACTAAAATTATATATCGCATTTAATTTTTTTCGCCGGGGTATAGTTAAATTAACTGGTATGCAAATATAAAATATATTTGAATGATATACAAAGGATTAAAATTATTCAAAAACCTCAATTTCGCCATCGTGCAAAGCCCAAACCATGTAGGGGTGGGTATCGGCATGGTAAATATCGCCGGTGTTGGTAATGCCAATTATGCCGGCAAAGCCGTCGTATGGTTTCATCTCGTCTAAGGTTTTTGCTGTGGCTACAGATAGCGGCATACCATCAGTTACCCGCGTAACAATTTTTGTAGCTACAGATCCGCTTACAATATCTTCGCCTACGCCCGTGCACGATATGCCGGCATATGAATTGGCATAATTGCCCGCGGTAGTAGCCGAATCGCTCACACGGCCCGGCATTTCAAAGCCTTTGCCACCGGTTGATGTAGCCGCAGCTATATCGCCATATATATCAAGGGCTACGCAGCCAACGGTACCTAAACGTATAGAGTCGCTTAGCTTTTTTTCGTACTCCTTACGGCGCTGTGGTATTTCGGGGTTATAGTAGGCAACGCCATTATTGGCGGCAAAAGTATTGGCGCCGCGTCCGCTTAACACGCGGTCTTCGTAGTCCATCAGTTTTTCGGCAATGCAAATGGGGTTCTTTACATCTTCGATATTGATAACCCCCGAAAATTTTTGTGTTTTACCGTCCATTAACGATGCGCTTAGCCTTATTTTGCCATCGCTTTGTATCTGCGACCCGGTGCCGGCGTTAAACAGCTCGCAGTCCTCTAAAAGGCAGGTAGTATATACCACGGTTTGCAGGGCGGTATGGCTCTCTAAATATTTGTGGCCTAACTGCACAATCTCGCGCAGGGCATCCT is drawn from Inquilinus sp. KBS0705 and contains these coding sequences:
- a CDS encoding (2Fe-2S)-binding protein translates to MITFNVKDRDGKQTAIEVPEGISLNLMEVLKGSGYDILATCGGMALCATCRVQVKTGAEQLPPPGDAELDILDTLPSIEDNTRLSCQLRVNESLEGCHFTIPPED
- a CDS encoding winged helix-turn-helix transcriptional regulator, with product MTTKKFDSYSHLLDRTARKVKGYAQQRFTSGSFDITVDQWLILKSLDNDKYLKQKELAEITGKDNPTLTRIIDLLCKKGLTERVMHKDDRRSFTVHLTLLGAAKLTELAPQVDDIRMKAWENLTEQDYEQLKTILNKIYQNLAS
- a CDS encoding ATP-dependent DNA ligase gives rise to the protein MKAFAQLFLSLDETNKTNEKVKVLKDYFISVPDTDKMHMLALFTGRRPKRPINSTLIRTWAIEASNIPVWLFEESYHVVGDLAETMSLLMPESPESSSKTLTEWIAEINNIANKTEEEKKSWLLASWAMLDRQERFVFNKLLTGSFRIGVSQNLVIKALADITDIKSAALTHRIMGSWMPEDYTYDQLVQEQNAADNISRPYPFFLAYPIQETSEKRKTADEINTALGEAAEWQAEWKWDGIRAQMIKRDGQIFIWSRGEDLATEKFPELHPFLNALPDGTVLDGEILSFQDGLPMPFNVLQTRIGRKNLSKKILTDSPVATIAYDCLEYGGEDIRHKTQSERRKILEKIQQETTFPEVFRISALIDFKSWDELAEIREQSRAMIAEGIMLKRKSATYQVGRRRGDWWKWKIDPLSVDAVMIYAQKGHGRRADLYTDYTFAVWDGDKLVPFAKAYSGLTDQEINKVDYFIKRNTLEKFGPVRTVKPELVFEIGFEGINRSTRHKSGIALRFPRILRWRQDKPKEEADTLDNLKALLNE
- a CDS encoding family 10 glycosylhydrolase, with the protein product MHLHKYISAFIAFSLLYTVSNAQTTATETTQPEPKREFRGVWIATVVNLDWPQNARGTEESQKTDLIDQLNAHQRTGINAIMFQVRPAADAFYAKSREPWSKYLTGTQGKAPTYDPLEFAIEEAHKRNMELHAWFNPYRATFDGKFYTLAPNHITRTKPEWFFIYGGIKLFNPGLPEVREYIVQVILDVVKNYDVDGIHMDDYFYPYLIDGQKVNDQAAFEQYGEGFDNIKDWRRSNVDTLIKMLGDSIHKVKPRMKFGISPFGIWANKAQNEEGSETAGGSSYYENYADSRQWVQQGWIDYINPQIYWHIGYRLAAFEKLLDWWSNNTYNRHLYIGQGPYRYYEQRSPAYKNPSEIPNQIRLLRANPRVQGSVFFRSQTLVANANHLADTLKHNFYRYPALPPPMLWLDSIAPNAPQGIAAKYEGKAGITLKWQPPLLARDSEPVYGYIIYRFEENDKFEMNDPKNILSIQYNTIPIYQDTNVQRGKSYYYVVTAIDRLKNESDRSPTAAISTQ
- a CDS encoding ligase-associated DNA damage response exonuclease; translation: MAKPLLEFTDRGIYCEQGKFYIDPWKPVDDAIITHAHADHAYWGHKHYLAHHLSREVMLYRLGDINLQTVEYGETVIKNGVQVSLFPAGHVIGSAQIRVEYKGEVWVVSGDYKTEDDGISTPYEPVRCHHFISECTFGMPVYQWKPQAQIFADVNNWWQTNLENGVATVLVGYSLGKAQRILQNLDMGNGKVYTHGVIENTNEALRRNGVILNPTERITATSSKEEVRKGIILAPPSSVGTPWMRKFGPYSFGYCSGWMALRGAKRRRAADRGFIMSDHADWDGLISAIDATGCEKVYLTHGYTASFSRYLTEIGFDAHEVHTLYGGEEEDASITEGEEKKETTPAGDVEKESVI
- a CDS encoding tail-specific protease, whose protein sequence is MFHTKPDLNSTKDMFKKLYLMLVLAAAVACNAAPSKPVARRLDPGDLQPDAQQSVVCIKVAGLIAQYNYKKVQLNDSLSTVIFDRYIKKLDENRNYLLASDIKDFEQYKTVLDDDIKTGNLNDIFYMFNVFQKRYKEYVDYSLAQLNNNFDFSKNETFTYDRDDQPWASSVEDAHKLWSQRVKYDLLNLKLTGKDAAANKETLRKRYSNVLSQSNKLSNQDVFQAFMDAFTEAVDPHTNYFNPTNAANFNIDMSRSVEGIGASLLSENEYVTIKSIVAGGPADKSKQISIEDRIIGVAQGKTGEFQDIVGWRVDNAISLIRGTKGTTVRLQILPKGNAANAKPKVVEMVREKIILKDISAQKEIRTYNNNGKTVKIGVISIPAFYLDFNDYKAGNPNYKSTTRDVKLILDTLKRENVDGVVIDLRENGGGSLMEAIELTGLFIKTGPVVQVRDSRDQVDVNQDEDPAIAYSGPMAVLVDRFSASASEIFSGAIQDYGRGLILGTQTYGKGSVQNAIDLDRVIDQSLRDKLAQLAGKQKTVATGSQNKFGQLNLTIAKFYRISGSSTQHKGVIPDIDFPSVIPLDKYGEDTEPSAMPFDMIAKSEYQKTGDFTSVLPQLKKLHDQRMSSSDSYKYLLDDIAEMKKREAEKSITLNEQELKKQRDSDEAKAFERDNQRRVALGLKPLKKGEKKPKNEDLDFLKREAGQILTDYITLDSKTASIRQ
- a CDS encoding NAD(P)/FAD-dependent oxidoreductase, producing MITTDIGIIGAGPTGMFAVFEAGLLKMHCHLIDSLPQAGGQLSEIYPQKPIYDIPGYPAINAQQLVDNLSEQIAPFHPGFTLGERVETLEKQQDGTWTIGTNEGTLINCKVVVIAGGLGCFEPRKPEVDRLAEFEGKGVLYAVRNPEAFRDRNIVIAGGGDSALDWTIFLANVAKKVTLVHRGDTFRGAPDAAEKVAELARTGIIDLVLKSRVVALDGAGHLEQVTITGQNGQDQHIQADNFIPLFGLSPKLGPIENWGLKIDKSAIEVNTFDYSTNVEGIYAIGDINTYPGKLKLILCGFHEAALMAQSAFKHVYPDQRLTFKYTTVYGITELA
- a CDS encoding DUF1835 domain-containing protein; this translates as MNNTLHILNGDATLTGFEQTGLNGDVLVWREVLSQGPLLADISSAEFWERRSNWICENFSETPGHYHDSVIAPLEKLNLGYNEITLWFEFDLHCQVNMLGVMMLLKQQADLNERAIYLICPNTYPGKDDFAGMGELDGEQLTYLYDNIRLQLSEYDFILAAEAWDVYVSNNADRLKTWLTETTFWGNLHMLQAAMRAHLKRLEVNSDGLNYIHQKLLAIYNSGTHKPIDIYRAFWATEKIYGMGDSELNMYLLQLGDKGLIKLD
- a CDS encoding asparaginase; its protein translation is MKLIIHGGFFSESLTNQEVKKAKQDALREIVQLGHKYLESHTALQTVVYTTCLLEDCELFNAGTGSQIQSDGKIRLSASLMDGKTQKFSGVINIEDVKNPICIAEKLMDYEDRVLSGRGANTFAANNGVAYYNPEIPQRRKEYEKKLSDSIRLGTVGCVALDIYGDIAAATSTGGKGFEMPGRVSDSATTAGNYANSYAGISCTGVGEDIVSGSVATKIVTRVTDGMPLSVATAKTLDEMKPYDGFAGIIGITNTGDIYHADTHPYMVWALHDGEIEVFE